In the Juglans microcarpa x Juglans regia isolate MS1-56 chromosome 6D, Jm3101_v1.0, whole genome shotgun sequence genome, one interval contains:
- the LOC121235439 gene encoding protein FAR1-RELATED SEQUENCE 6-like, producing the protein MKAAIALVFPDALHRYCLWHIMRKLPKKLGSHATFNAGLKTVIQSALYDSQTCDEFEEKWGQLIQKYELGENARLQGLCNERSFWVPVYLKGDFWAGMSTTQRSESMNAFFDRFVHSCTTLKEFVDQFDNVLRKKVEVETTADFNSSNQTIPCSFAFRIEKQFQAVYTNAKFKEVQREVWRMILCNCKLISKEGCISIYDVLDEITTDDGHVKSIKYTVYFNHEEIDLKCTCALFEMRGIVCRHALNVCQMNKSHAPPKKYLLDRWRNDLKRRYTMRYEFVVKRCVKLATRVSSSDVHVIAFMRHLDEFENQFKGLILESSSTKVTETVVTDKGKKILSLHVVRGKGRPPTKRKVPPIEKVATMRKKKQEQIPSTAKDDFVALTQCSTFTQPMPSGKELLL; encoded by the exons ATGAAGGCTGCTATTGCGTTGGTATTTCCAGACGCGCTTCATAGATATTGTTTATGGCATATAATGCGAAAACTGCCTAAGAAATTGGGATCTCACGCTACCTTCAATGCAGGGTTGAAGACTGTCATCCAAAGTGCCCTATATGATTCACAGACATGTGATGAGTTTGAGGAGAAGTGGGGGCAACTTATTCAGAAATATGAGCTAGGTGAAAATGCACGGCTGCAAGGGTTGTGTAACGAGAGGTCGTTCTGGGTACCGGTATACCTTAAAGGTGATTTTTGGGCTGGCATGAGCACAACACAACGTTCTGAAAGCATGAATGCTTTCTTTGATAGGTTTGTGCATTCTTGTACGACGTTGAAAGAATTCGTTGATCAATTTGACAATGTGCTTAGGAAGAAGGTGGAGGTCGAGACGACAGCTGATTTCAATTCCTCCAACCAAACCATCCCATGTTCATTTGCATTCCGGATTGAAAAGCAGTTTCAAGCGGTATATACGAATGCGAAATTTAAAGAGGTTCAAAGAGAGGTCTGGAGAATGATTTTATGTAACTGTAAACTAATCAGTAAAGAGGGTTGCATTTCCATCTACGATGTTTTAGATGAAATAACGACAGATGATGGCCATGTCAAGAGCATAAAGTACACAGTTTACTTTAACCATGAGGAGATTGATCTGAAATGCACATGTGCATTgtttgagatgagagggattGTCTGTAGGCATGCATTGAACGTTTGTCAGATGAATAAGAGTCATGCACCACCAAAGAAGTACTTGTTGGATCGATGGAGAAATGACTTAAAGAGGAGATACACAATG AGGTATGAGTTTGTGGTGAAACGATGTGTGAAATTAGCTACTCGTGTATCATCGAGTGACGTCCATGTTATTGCATTCATGCGCCACTTGGATGAGTTTGAGAATCAATTTAAAGGATTAATACTTGAGTCCAGTTCAACGAAGGTAACAGAGACTGTGGTCACGGACAagggaaagaaaatattaagccTACACGTTGTCAGAGGGAAAGGGAGGCCGCCAACAAAAAGGAAGGTCCCACCTATTGAGAAGGTTGCAACCATGCGAAAGAAGAAACAG GAACAGATACCCAGTACAGCTAAGGATGATTTTGTGGCTCTAACTCAGTGCAGTACTTTCACACAACCAATGCCATCGGGCAAAGAGTTGCtgttgtga
- the LOC121234772 gene encoding LOW QUALITY PROTEIN: O-fucosyltransferase 30 (The sequence of the model RefSeq protein was modified relative to this genomic sequence to represent the inferred CDS: inserted 1 base in 1 codon), which yields MNHFLHTSRPXPKPWPTKKPSHRSPLLYLSLFALFASLLFFLSYYSLTPSSPSPISPFNRALISRFPQCTSSQAPFLGEKFLWYAPHSGFSNQVSEFKNAILMAGILNRTLIVPPVLDHHAVALGSCPKFRVSSPGEIRAAVWEHVVELLRTGRYVSMADIIDISSLVSSPIVRAIDFRVFASLWCGVKDFDCFHASNEQSSLFDSLKQCGSLLSVLNGKVDICTYAVGEDCRTTVWTYQNGDKDGVLDSFQPDEQLKKKKKISHIRRRRDVYKTLGPGSEAESAPLLAFGSLFTSPYKGSESYIDIHEAPRDQRIQSLIDKIAFLPFVPEIVSSGKEFAEKNIGAPFLCAQLRLLDGQFKNHWKVTFLGLKQKLESLRQSPHPIHIFVMTDLPEGNWTGSYLGELARDSHNFKLHLLREEDELVIETAKKVMAAGHSLRFGFVPEDFGMGGLKKHCPSEILPDVLLYIEESVCSCASLGFVGTAGSTIAESVELMRKFGTCSKQSLTVS from the exons ATGAACCACTTCCTCCACACCAGCAGGC GCCCCAAACCATGGCCCACCAAAAAACCCTCCCACAGATCCCCTCTCCTCTACCTCTCCCTCTTCGCTCTGTTCGCCtccctcctcttcttcctctcctacTACTCCCTCACTCCCAGCTCCCCCTCTCCCATCTCACCTTTTAACAGAGCCCTGATTTCCCGATTCCCCCAATGCACTTCCTCCCAAGCCCCATTCCTGGGGGAGAAATTCCTCTGGTACGCGCCCCACAGCGGTTTCAGCAATCAGGTGTCCGAGTTCAAGAATGCAATCTTGATGGCCGGGATTCTCAACCGGACCCTAATTGTTCCTCCCGTTCTTGATCACCACGCTGTTGCTCTTGGGAGTTGCCCGAAATTTAGGGTTTCCAGTCCGGGTGAGATCCGGGCTGCGGTTTGGGAGCATGTGGTTGAGCTGCTCAGGACCGGTAG GTATGTCTCCATGGCTGACATTATTGATATTTCATCGCTAGTGTCTTCACCTATTGTTCGAGCCATAGATTTCAGGGTTTTCGCATCCCTATGGTGTGGAGTGAAAGATTTTGACTGTTTCCACGCATCAAATGAGCAGTCCTCTTTGTTTGATAGCCTAAAGCAATGTGGATCTCTACTATCTGTGCTTAACGGTAAAGTGGATATATGTACATATGCGGTTGGTGAAGATTGCCGGACTACAGTCTGGACGTACCAAAACGGCGATAAGGATGGTGTTTTAGATTCATTCCAGCCTGATGAACagctcaagaagaagaagaaaatatcacATATTAGGAGACGGAGAGATGTATACAAGACTCTTGGACCCGGTTCTGAAGCTGAATCTGCCCCACTGCTGGCATTTGGAAGCCTTTTCACATCTCCCTACAAAGGTTCAGAGTCATACATCGATATTCATGAAGCTCCAAGAGATCAAAGGATACAGTCTCTGATTGACAAGATTGCCTTTCTTCCATTTGTCCCTGAAATTGTGAGTTCGGGAAAGGAGTTTGCCGAAAAGAACATAGGGGCTCCTTTTCTTTGCGCTCAGCTCAGATTGTTGGATGGGCAGTTCAAGAATcattggaaagttacatttctGGGTTTAAAACAGAAGCTAGAATCTTTACGACAGAGTCCACACCCTattcatatttttgtgatgactGATCTTCCTGAAGGTAATTGGACCGGAAGTTACTTGGGGGAGTTGGCTAGAGACTCGCATAACTTTAAGCTGCATTTACTCAGAGAAGAGGATGAGTTGGTAATTGAAACAGCCAAAAAAGTTATGGCTGCCGGTCATAGCCTAAGGTTTGGGTTTGTTCCAGAGGATTTTGGAATGGGCGGATTAAAGAAACACTGCCCTTCTGAGATACTTCCTGACGTACTTTTGTACATTGAGGAATCTGTTTGCAGCTGTGCTTCACTTGGTTTTGTTGGGACTGCTGGTTCAACTATTGCAGAAAGTGTGGAGCTGATGAGAAAATTCGGCACATGTTCAAAACAAAGTCTGACCGTGTCATGA